Proteins encoded in a region of the Mycolicibacterium chitae genome:
- a CDS encoding NAD(P)/FAD-dependent oxidoreductase, protein MSEHTDVVIVGGRCAGSAAAIAFARRGRKVVVVDSAAFPSDTLSTHLLFPPHWAELDKLGARERVLELGAPLHIRAGIGAPGVELVATYSAYDGWAAGGCVRRPGLDLALVQTAREAGAEVRERVRVTGLERDATGRVTGVRYRRRHGEDGTITAALVVGADGRGSTVARLVGTREHHRWDNQRMMAYAYYEDCHDDQRDVAMQWRNNDDLVTVFPCDGGQFVALQMPPAWRADEYRTDPEAAFAAAIQRIPPYAERLRGCTRVGKVMVSYSHPSYFRHSHGPGWVLAGDAGHFKDPVTAQGIRDALRFGRLLGEAAAPHLDSPAALDAALAAWEIDRDAQCLPMYQWANSLGRDDTVSVIESAAYRWFAARPERTTALLDVFSRKRSPTEVFAARRLMVWLAAAARDPEVDRRELLRTLGRDARREFDRLVEYRMFDRRRAASARALAAQPAGAGATVAPVPVD, encoded by the coding sequence GTGTCCGAACACACCGACGTCGTGATCGTCGGGGGCCGCTGCGCCGGGTCGGCAGCGGCGATCGCGTTTGCCCGCCGAGGCCGCAAGGTCGTCGTCGTGGACAGCGCCGCGTTCCCCTCCGACACCCTCTCGACGCATCTGCTCTTCCCGCCGCACTGGGCCGAACTCGACAAGCTGGGCGCTCGCGAGCGGGTGCTGGAGCTCGGTGCCCCGCTGCACATCCGGGCGGGCATCGGCGCGCCGGGAGTCGAACTCGTCGCGACCTACAGCGCCTACGACGGCTGGGCCGCCGGCGGTTGCGTGCGTCGCCCCGGCCTGGACCTCGCGCTGGTCCAGACGGCCCGCGAGGCCGGCGCCGAGGTGCGGGAACGCGTGCGGGTCACCGGCCTGGAACGCGACGCCACGGGCCGGGTCACCGGGGTGCGCTATCGGCGCCGGCACGGCGAGGACGGCACCATCACCGCGGCGTTGGTCGTCGGCGCCGACGGGCGCGGTTCCACGGTAGCCCGATTGGTGGGCACCCGCGAACACCACCGGTGGGACAACCAGCGCATGATGGCCTACGCCTATTACGAGGACTGCCACGACGACCAGCGCGACGTCGCGATGCAGTGGCGCAACAACGACGACCTGGTCACGGTGTTTCCCTGTGACGGTGGACAATTCGTCGCGTTGCAGATGCCGCCGGCATGGCGTGCCGACGAGTACCGCACCGACCCCGAGGCCGCGTTCGCCGCAGCGATCCAGCGGATCCCGCCCTACGCCGAGCGGCTGCGGGGTTGCACGCGGGTCGGCAAGGTCATGGTGTCCTACTCGCACCCGTCCTACTTCCGGCATTCGCACGGGCCGGGGTGGGTGCTGGCCGGTGACGCCGGGCATTTCAAGGATCCGGTGACCGCGCAAGGCATTCGCGACGCGCTGCGGTTCGGGCGCCTGCTCGGCGAGGCCGCGGCCCCGCACCTGGACTCCCCCGCCGCACTCGACGCCGCGCTGGCCGCCTGGGAGATCGACCGCGACGCCCAGTGCCTGCCGATGTATCAGTGGGCCAATTCGTTGGGCCGCGACGACACCGTATCGGTGATCGAGTCGGCCGCCTACCGCTGGTTCGCCGCCCGCCCCGAGCGCACCACGGCGCTGCTGGATGTGTTCTCCCGGAAGCGTTCCCCGACAGAGGTTTTCGCTGCGCGACGGCTGATGGTCTGGTTGGCGGCGGCCGCGCGCGATCCCGAGGTCGATCGTCGGGAACTGCTGCGCACCCTGGGCCGCGATGCGCGTCGGGAGTTCGATCGGCTGGTGGAATACCGGATGTTCGACCGGCGCCGCGCAGCATCCGCCCGCGCCCTGGCGGCCCAGCCCGCCGGGGCAGGGGCCACCGTCGCGCCGGTGCCGGTCGACTAG
- a CDS encoding TetR/AcrR family transcriptional regulator, with translation MTAGKAPTTRSPEAVARAERRRARMRETILDAAEVVFSRAGYEGARLEEVAAAADISVGSIYTHFDGKRDVYLHLVERSLALFAEYMARGADDTLTPLQQVLAGGDAYLRFHLEHPGAFHFLAHRNPGLTPVSSDDDIETRIREQVSELLAQFAATIDRAVAVGEARPVDSARLTRFLWGAWNGVIALRLQPDGLRLTDAEIVETLELARWLLREGLAASALRDENGEVGDRVPLPRIH, from the coding sequence GTGACCGCAGGTAAGGCGCCCACCACCCGATCGCCCGAGGCGGTCGCGCGGGCCGAGCGTCGGCGCGCCCGCATGCGCGAGACCATCCTGGACGCCGCCGAGGTCGTCTTCAGTCGGGCCGGGTACGAGGGCGCGCGTCTCGAGGAGGTCGCGGCCGCCGCCGACATCTCCGTCGGCTCCATCTACACCCACTTCGACGGCAAGCGCGACGTGTACCTGCATCTGGTGGAGCGTTCGCTGGCGCTGTTCGCCGAGTACATGGCCCGTGGCGCTGACGACACGCTGACCCCGCTGCAGCAGGTGCTGGCCGGCGGCGACGCCTACCTGAGGTTCCACCTCGAGCATCCGGGGGCGTTTCACTTTCTGGCGCACCGCAACCCGGGCCTGACGCCGGTGTCCTCCGACGACGACATCGAGACGCGGATCCGGGAGCAGGTCAGCGAGTTGCTCGCGCAGTTCGCGGCCACCATCGACCGCGCGGTGGCCGTCGGCGAGGCGCGCCCGGTGGACTCGGCGCGCCTCACCCGATTCCTGTGGGGCGCCTGGAACGGGGTGATCGCGCTGCGGTTGCAGCCCGACGGACTCCGGCTGACCGACGCGGAGATCGTCGAGACCCTCGAGCTCGCCCGTTGGTTGCTGCGCGAGGGGCTGGCCGCCTCGGCCCTGCGCGACGAGAACGGCGAAGTGGGCGACCGGGTTCCGTTGCCCCGCATCCACTGA
- a CDS encoding TetR/AcrR family transcriptional regulator, translated as MTSVAPTRRTTAPRKRGDETRAKIIDETVRCIVEEGFPAATAKHVAERAGVTWGVIQYHFGDRNGLLMAVVDDGVARLIESLSTAEVGELPLTQRIETVVDIAWQCYSSPTSKAAFEILQATRGGLGGASRQHLLDMNDAVSALGRLISEDPADHQVAEVIWAALRGMVLADMIVGVPVDWQRERATLIDMAARYLQR; from the coding sequence ATGACATCTGTAGCCCCGACCCGCCGCACCACCGCGCCCCGCAAGCGCGGCGACGAGACGCGCGCGAAGATCATCGACGAGACCGTGCGGTGCATCGTCGAGGAGGGCTTCCCCGCCGCCACCGCCAAGCACGTCGCCGAACGCGCGGGCGTGACCTGGGGTGTCATCCAGTACCACTTCGGCGACCGCAACGGACTGCTGATGGCCGTCGTCGACGACGGGGTGGCCCGCCTGATCGAGAGCCTCTCCACCGCCGAGGTCGGCGAGCTACCGCTGACGCAGCGGATCGAGACCGTCGTCGACATCGCCTGGCAGTGCTACAGCAGCCCGACGTCGAAAGCGGCGTTCGAGATCCTGCAGGCCACCCGCGGCGGCTTGGGCGGCGCATCCCGGCAGCACCTGCTCGACATGAACGACGCCGTCAGCGCCCTGGGCCGGCTGATCTCCGAGGACCCCGCCGATCATCAAGTGGCCGAGGTGATCTGGGCCGCGCTGCGCGGCATGGTGCTGGCCGACATGATCGTCGGCGTGCCCGTCGACTGGCAGCGCGAACGAGCCACACTGATCGACATGGCCGCGCGTTACCTCCAGCGGTAG
- a CDS encoding L,D-transpeptidase family protein codes for MRRLLSVLMTAACLALLMAPTSSADYTPWFAQSVGGATQVLAVTGVGGSDAKLDVWQRGAGGWQPVTAGVPAKIGSKGMSKDHFDGSMMTPMGVYSLDFAFGTDPNPGGGLQYVQVTRDHWWDGDMKSPTYNTMQVCKKDQCAFNTNLSSGTENLHIPQYKHAVVMGVNKERIPGKGGAFFVHTTDGGPTAGCVGIDDGTLVQIMRWLRPGAVIAVTKQ; via the coding sequence GTGCGCCGACTATTGAGTGTGCTGATGACTGCTGCTTGTCTTGCCCTCCTGATGGCGCCGACCAGTAGCGCCGACTACACCCCGTGGTTTGCGCAGAGCGTCGGTGGTGCGACGCAGGTATTGGCGGTGACCGGCGTCGGCGGTTCGGATGCGAAGTTGGACGTGTGGCAGCGCGGCGCCGGCGGATGGCAGCCGGTGACCGCCGGCGTTCCCGCCAAGATTGGGTCCAAGGGAATGTCGAAGGATCACTTCGACGGATCGATGATGACCCCGATGGGGGTCTACAGCCTGGACTTCGCATTCGGCACAGATCCCAATCCCGGCGGTGGACTCCAGTACGTCCAGGTCACTCGGGATCATTGGTGGGACGGGGACATGAAAAGCCCCACGTACAACACGATGCAGGTCTGCAAGAAGGACCAGTGCGCGTTCAACACCAATCTGAGCAGCGGCACCGAGAATCTCCATATCCCGCAGTACAAGCACGCCGTCGTCATGGGCGTGAACAAGGAGCGGATCCCGGGTAAGGGCGGCGCGTTCTTCGTGCACACCACCGATGGCGGCCCGACTGCTGGCTGTGTAGGGATCGACGATGGGACTTTGGTGCAGATCATGCGCTGGCTGCGTCCCGGTGCGGTGATCGCGGTGACGAAGCAATAG
- a CDS encoding DUF5631 domain-containing protein has product MPTTAVPTTSASLAPSAPVFSAPDLGPQQLADSFTRGIEVGAPMSQGTGALTQNVMDTAFRPSTGTPDFAMPSGGPDFSPATTPSSGFAVAEAAQHAGGSTGYAAHSTMAPAPTMYAAPIAPMTTMAPAAPVMSPGPLPAYGADLRPAAMAAPVVPSAPPPLASAPASAPTSAAGANALHQQGPVVRHTPGPAAAATPPVGLTETAAAAATSGAVTGALSAEAATRSRLQSLLEAVARQEPQLRWAIGERDDGSTVLVTDLAGGWIPPHVEIPTGVGLLTPAPRRNSLEAMLADAALIETWSPGQFLPDAKDVPPTPMSLRARDLPDVDDINWELTQATNWRDGLPRLAHTLAKAGVAGTGVLDTEADLLREHLAATAAAVRNNYPETDADAVGNWQLLAAIDALIAQRPTTLNYHFAWFQALHTAPRGPAGE; this is encoded by the coding sequence GTGCCGACGACCGCGGTCCCGACCACCTCGGCCTCGCTGGCTCCGTCCGCCCCGGTGTTCTCCGCTCCTGACCTGGGCCCCCAGCAGTTGGCCGACAGCTTCACCCGCGGCATCGAGGTCGGCGCGCCGATGTCGCAGGGCACCGGAGCGCTGACGCAGAACGTCATGGACACCGCGTTCCGACCGTCGACCGGCACTCCAGACTTCGCGATGCCGAGCGGCGGGCCCGACTTCTCCCCCGCCACCACACCCAGCTCCGGGTTCGCTGTAGCCGAGGCGGCCCAGCACGCTGGCGGCTCGACCGGGTACGCCGCGCACAGCACCATGGCGCCGGCACCCACCATGTACGCCGCCCCCATCGCCCCGATGACCACCATGGCCCCGGCCGCACCGGTCATGTCACCGGGCCCGCTGCCGGCCTACGGCGCCGACCTTCGCCCCGCCGCCATGGCTGCCCCCGTCGTGCCCTCCGCACCCCCACCATTGGCCTCAGCACCGGCATCCGCTCCGACCTCCGCGGCCGGCGCCAACGCCTTGCACCAACAAGGCCCCGTCGTCCGCCACACACCAGGCCCCGCTGCCGCTGCCACACCGCCGGTGGGTCTCACCGAAACCGCCGCGGCGGCAGCTACTTCCGGCGCTGTCACCGGAGCACTCTCAGCCGAGGCCGCCACCCGCTCGCGCCTGCAGAGCCTCCTGGAAGCGGTCGCTCGCCAGGAACCCCAACTGCGCTGGGCAATCGGCGAACGCGATGACGGCAGCACCGTCCTGGTCACCGACCTTGCCGGCGGCTGGATCCCGCCGCACGTCGAAATCCCCACCGGCGTCGGACTTCTCACGCCGGCACCGCGACGCAACAGCCTCGAGGCCATGCTGGCCGATGCCGCCCTCATCGAAACCTGGAGTCCCGGCCAGTTCCTCCCCGACGCCAAAGACGTTCCCCCGACACCGATGTCGCTGCGGGCGCGCGACCTGCCCGACGTCGACGACATCAACTGGGAACTGACCCAGGCCACCAACTGGCGCGACGGACTCCCCCGTCTGGCCCACACCTTGGCCAAGGCCGGCGTTGCCGGCACCGGCGTCCTCGACACTGAAGCCGACCTGCTGCGCGAACACCTGGCCGCCACCGCCGCGGCCGTGCGCAACAACTATCCGGAGACCGACGCCGACGCCGTCGGAAACTGGCAGTTGCTGGCCGCCATCGACGCGCTGATCGCGCAGCGGCCCACCACCTTGAACTACCACTTCGCCTGGTTCCAGGCGTTGCACACGGCACCGAGGGGGCCCGCCGGTGAGTGA
- a CDS encoding Hsp70 family protein, which yields MTDPSGLSIGTTNLVVARVGASPLTRRAVLTLYPHRPPEVGLPSENPNLDEPGQVLRGFVERVGDPVPLVAPDGSSHSADRLLIAALAALVGTPTDDLVIAVPSYWPSGTVRAFGAALREHPVLAPNGVAPRVVADATAALTALQTDPGLTGNGIVALLDFGASGTSITLADAENGFQPIGETLRYPDFSGDQIDQALLTTVLAGVSQRGEADPSATAAVGSLVRLREECRRAKERLSAETATTLAVELPGFSSEIRLTRTELETAIAEPVNGVLSALDELLDRHRLVWSNITAVATVGGGASIPLVTQRLSELSRAEVVTTPRPDLDAAVGAALTAARPEAEAPTGIGTAIGDAATAGAGLPIAAPDPSQSSTFRALAWSQDDDAVADPVPYTGPDHYTGSDPYAASNPYAIDETGARPQIEYTPSTGEIEAPKRPWYRVPQFAIGGAAAIALVAFGGVAYTLTTQSTSTEPSPPTSFTIPVVSDTVEPPPPPPPEPPPPPPPPPVVTVTQEPPPPEPVAPPPPPPVTTTTTTEPPTTTTTTTTTTTTTTTTTPPPTTTTTVPTTTVPTTTVPTTTTTRPPPMTTTHLNIPGLPPIPIPVPGQPQQ from the coding sequence GTGACGGACCCCTCAGGGTTGTCCATCGGGACGACCAACCTGGTGGTGGCGCGTGTTGGAGCTTCACCGCTGACGCGCCGCGCCGTACTGACGCTGTACCCGCACCGCCCGCCGGAAGTGGGCCTGCCGTCGGAGAATCCGAATCTCGACGAGCCGGGACAGGTGCTCAGGGGCTTCGTCGAACGCGTCGGCGATCCGGTCCCGCTGGTGGCACCGGATGGGTCGAGCCACAGTGCCGACCGGTTGCTCATCGCCGCGCTGGCCGCCCTGGTGGGCACCCCGACCGACGATCTGGTCATCGCGGTGCCGTCGTACTGGCCCTCGGGGACCGTGCGCGCGTTCGGCGCCGCACTGCGGGAGCATCCGGTGTTGGCCCCGAACGGTGTCGCCCCGCGCGTGGTGGCGGATGCGACCGCCGCGCTGACGGCGCTGCAGACCGACCCCGGCCTGACCGGAAACGGTATCGTCGCGTTGCTGGACTTCGGTGCCAGCGGCACCAGCATCACGTTGGCCGACGCCGAGAACGGTTTCCAGCCGATCGGCGAAACCCTGCGCTACCCGGACTTCTCCGGCGACCAGATCGATCAGGCATTGCTGACGACGGTGCTGGCCGGCGTCTCGCAGCGCGGGGAGGCCGACCCGTCGGCAACCGCCGCGGTGGGTTCGCTGGTCCGGCTGCGCGAGGAATGCCGACGGGCCAAGGAACGGCTCTCGGCCGAGACCGCCACCACCCTGGCCGTCGAGCTGCCCGGGTTCAGCTCCGAGATCAGGCTCACCCGAACCGAATTGGAAACCGCGATCGCCGAGCCGGTCAACGGCGTGCTGTCCGCGCTGGACGAGTTGCTCGACCGGCACCGGCTGGTGTGGTCCAACATCACCGCGGTCGCCACCGTCGGCGGCGGCGCCAGCATTCCGCTTGTCACACAGCGGCTTTCCGAGCTGAGCCGGGCCGAGGTGGTGACCACCCCGCGGCCCGACCTGGACGCCGCCGTCGGGGCCGCGCTGACTGCGGCCCGCCCGGAGGCCGAGGCGCCCACCGGGATCGGCACCGCCATCGGCGACGCCGCCACCGCGGGCGCCGGACTGCCCATCGCCGCGCCCGACCCGTCGCAGTCCTCCACCTTCCGGGCGCTGGCCTGGTCACAGGACGACGACGCCGTCGCCGACCCCGTGCCCTACACCGGCCCCGATCACTACACCGGGTCCGACCCGTACGCGGCGTCCAACCCCTACGCCATCGACGAGACCGGGGCCCGCCCGCAGATCGAGTACACCCCGTCGACCGGGGAAATCGAGGCCCCGAAGCGGCCCTGGTACCGGGTGCCGCAGTTCGCGATCGGCGGGGCCGCCGCGATCGCGCTGGTCGCCTTCGGTGGCGTCGCCTACACGCTGACGACCCAGTCGACGAGCACCGAACCCAGCCCGCCCACCAGTTTCACGATCCCGGTGGTGTCCGACACCGTGGAACCACCCCCGCCACCGCCGCCGGAGCCCCCACCGCCGCCGCCCCCGCCGCCCGTCGTGACCGTCACGCAGGAACCACCCCCGCCGGAACCGGTGGCCCCGCCACCGCCGCCGCCGGTCACCACGACGACCACCACGGAACCGCCGACCACCACGACGACCACCACCACCACCACGACCACAACGACGACGACCACGCCGCCGCCGACGACCACCACGACGGTGCCCACCACCACCGTGCCCACGACGACCGTGCCCACGACGACGACCACCCGGCCGCCGCCGATGACGACGACGCACCTCAACATTCCGGGGTTGCCGCCGATCCCGATTCCGGTCCCCGGCCAGCCGCAGCAGTAA
- a CDS encoding nuclear transport factor 2 family protein produces MSDLEDIKQVKYRYLRALDTKKWGEFAATLTEDIVGDYGSSLGEKHHFTDRDSLVEFMRNALPANVISEHRVTHPEITVDGDEATGTWYLQDRVIVADFDFMLVGAAFYQDRYRRTPDGWKISATGYDRTYEATMSLKGLDFKLTPGAALG; encoded by the coding sequence ATGAGCGATCTCGAGGACATCAAGCAGGTCAAGTATCGATACCTGCGCGCGCTGGACACCAAGAAGTGGGGCGAGTTCGCCGCCACGCTGACCGAGGACATCGTCGGCGACTACGGATCCTCGCTGGGCGAGAAGCACCACTTCACCGACCGGGACTCGCTCGTAGAGTTCATGCGTAATGCCCTGCCCGCCAATGTGATCAGCGAACACCGCGTCACCCACCCCGAGATCACCGTCGACGGCGACGAGGCCACCGGGACCTGGTACCTCCAGGACCGGGTGATCGTCGCCGACTTCGACTTCATGCTGGTCGGCGCGGCGTTCTACCAGGACCGGTACCGCCGCACGCCCGACGGGTGGAAGATCAGCGCCACCGGTTACGACCGGACCTACGAGGCCACGATGTCGTTGAAGGGGTTGGACTTCAAGCTGACGCCCGGTGCAGCGCTGGGATAA